The stretch of DNA GGATCCACGGCGAGGCGACCGCGCTCCCCGAGATGCGGGTGGACCTGGCCACCATGACCGCCAATGTGGCCCAGGCGATCGCGGACCCGCAGGTGTGGGAGTCCACCCTTCGCGGCATCCACACCGCGCTGCGGCCGGGCGGGCACCTCGTCTTCGAGACCCGCGACCCGGCCCGGCGGGCGTGGGAGGAGTGGAACCGTGCCGCGACCCACCGCACCGTCACGGTCGAGGGCGTCGGTCCCGTCGAGACCTGGGTGGATGTCACCGGCGTCCACCTGCCGCTGGTGAGCTTCCGCCACACCTACATCCTCACCGCGACGGGCGAGGCCCTCACCTCCGACTCGACCCTGCGCTTCCGCGAGCGCGCCGAGGTGGCCGCCACGCTCGCCGCGCACGGCTATGTCGTCGACGAGGTCCGGGGCGCCCCGGACCGCCCCGGCAAGGAGTTCGTCTTCTTCGCCCGCCGCCCTGAGTCCCACGAACAACGGCTCAGCGCAGGGTCATCCGATACGTCAGCGGCGAACGGCCGGTGATCAGGACCCGGATGCCGTCCGGGGTGAGGGAGCCGTTCATCCAGGTGTAGCGCTCCCCCGGCTCGACCACGGGCGGCTGCTTACCGCCCTTGCCGTTGCCGGGGCCGAAGGTGATCCGGTCGTCGCCGACCGCGTAGGTCGCCTCGCCGCTGACGAGCTGGTAGGTGTCATCGGCTCCGGCGACCGGCTCCAGGCCCTCCCCCGACAGTTCACCGCCCCGCCGGAAGCACAGTTCGAGGGCCAGCGGCACCGCGGACTCCGACACGTCGAAGGACAGGTCCCAGCCTCCGTCGTCCGTCTCGCGCACCAGGATCTCGGTGCGCAGCGCCCGGTACTCCTTGGGCCGGTGCGGGAAGTCCATCGCCGACCAGAAGCGGCCGTCGTCGGTGAGCGGGTAGAGCCCGTCCTTGCGCCGGTGGCGCCGTGGCAGTGGCTGGTGGAAGGCCGCGCGGACCTCCGCGTGCAGCCGCCACGCGTCGCCCTGCCGTTCAAGGCCCTCGGACCGGAAGGGTCCGAGCGAGAAGAACCGGGGGGCGAGCCGCAGCGAGTCGAGGATCGCGGCGCCCTTGCGCATCTTGAAGAACGTGGGGTTGGTGGACAGGCCCGACGAGATGGCGTGCACCTCGGGCAGGTCCGTGCCGCCGAAGATGCTCGCCGTCCGCTCGCCGCGGCGCACGCGCACCAGGCGGCAGCTGTCGTCGTGGTGCTCGAAGTCGGTCGGCAGGGGCTTCACCTGCGGCAGCTCACGTGCGAGCTCGGGGCGGTCGAGGACCTCGGCGAGCCGGTCGCCCGGCGGAGTCTCGCCGAAGGTCTGCCCGGTGCCGCGCTCCCGCAGCAGCTCGGCGACCGCCGCGAACGTTCCGTTGCCGTCGCGGATCGCCAACTCCCGGTACTGGAGCCAGAACTCGGGCAGGTAGCGCAGCGCGGCCTGGTCCTGGCGTCGCGAATGGAGGGACTCCACCTCGCCGCCGGGCTCGGTGACGTAGAGCGAGGCGGTGAGGTTGTCCCGTACGTGTGCGTACAGGTCGCGCCGGTCGTGGAAGCGGGCGATGGTCAGCAGGGCCGGGTTGGTCACCACCGCCGAGTAGGTGGGACTGCGCTCGCTGTACTCGCCGCCCGGGAGCTGGTCGATGCCCTCCGCGAGCCAGGCGTCGATCCGCCGGGGATAGGACGGGTCGGGCCAGCGCCGGTGGATGCGGGAGAGCGCGGAACACACCAGCCAGCGGTGGTTGGCGGTGTGCACACCGCCGTTCGCGAGGCCGGGGCCCGCCTTGCGCAGGATCCGCTCGACCGTGGCCCGCAGCTTCGCGGTGGACCGTTCGCCGTCCTTGTCGAGGAGGGCGTGGGCGATGTTGAGGTCGACGATGGAGAACGCTGTGTCGGGCGGCGAGTGGACGGCGCCCTGGTCCCAAAGACCGTCGTCGAACTGTTCGTCGGCGAGGGCCTCCGCGAGTCCGCCCAGCGGACCCAGGAGCGCGTCGTCGTGGTGGTACCGCGAGCCGGGGTGCACGTGGACGGAGGTGAGGGTGCGCAGACTGCGGGCGGCTGCGCGGGCTTTCCCCTGGTCGCGCAGCTCGGTGAGGTCGTCGTCGTACCCGTCGATGACGGCGGCGGCGCGCGCGTCGGCGGCCTCGGTGAGGAAGTCGACGAAGTCCTGGTCCTGGCGCGGCTGTTCGGACGCGGCTGCCGCCGAGCCGCCGCCAAGTCCCCCCACCCCCGCGGCGGTGGCGGTGGCGGAGGTGGCCAGGAAAGTCCTGCGGGCTATCACGCTGTCTCCCCATGAGGCATGCGTACGTTGCGTACGTCGATGGCGGTGAGGGCCAGGGCCAGCGGCCCCGGCACGAGGAACGCGAGCGGCAGCATCATCCATGCGCACAGCACGGCCGCCGCGAGGGCGAGCAGGACCAGGAGGCTGCCGCCCACATCCCGCGCCGATTCACCGGCGGCTCCGCGCACCGCGGCACGCCAGTCGCCGATCGCTTCGGGACGGGCGCAGGCGCGCAGGCCCACGACCACGGCGCACGCTCCGATCGCCGCCGCCGTCACGGCGAAGCCCCGGGCACCCGGCAGCCCCGCCCCGGCCAGCGCAAGGTCCGCCGCGAGCAGCGACACCCCGGCGAGCGCGACCGCCCCCGCGGCAATGTCCCCGGCACGGAACCGGTCACACAGCAGCGCCAAGTAACGCCTCGCCGTGGCGGGTTGGCCCTCCCCGGTGCCGCGCACCACCGCGCAGGCGGTGGAGAGCGCCGCCGGAGCGGTGATCAGCGGCAGACAGGCGAGCGCCGTGACCACGCCGAGTGCGAGGACGTCCGCGAACAGAGTCATCCGCGGCCCGAATATCTCGCCCGTCTCGCGGGCCCGCGCGCTCATCCCTTCACCCCCGAGTTGGCCATGCCCTCGACGAGGAAACGCTGGAAGGCGAGGAAGAACAGCACGATCGGAAGGAGCGCGATCACCGACATGGCGAACATCGGGCCGAACGCGGACTGGCTCGAAGCGTCCACGAACGACCGCAGCGCCAGCGTCAGCGTGAACTTCTCCGGCGAGAAGAGATAGATCAGCTGGGTGAAGAAGTCGTTCCAGGTCCAGATGAAGGTGAAGATCGCGGTGGTGATCAGCGCGGGCCTTGTGAGCGGCAGGACGACCAGGAAGAAGCTCCGGAACGGCCCGCAGCCGTCGATCCTGGCGGCTTCCTCCAGCTCGCGCGGCAGACCGCGCATGAACTGCACGATGAGGAAGACGAAGAAGGCCTCGGTGGCGAGGAACTTCGGCAGGATCAGCGGCCAGTAGGTGTTCACCATGCCGAGCTGGTTGAAGATGATGTACTGCGGGATCAGGACGGCGTGGTGCGGCAGCATGATCGTCGCGATCATGAAGGCGAAGAGCGGCCCTCGGAAGCGGAAGCGCAGCCGCGCGAAGGCGTAGGCCGCGAGCGAGCAGCTGAGTACGTTGCCGAGGACCGCGCCGCCCGCGATCAGCAGGGAGTTGGAGAGCAGCCGTCCGACGGACACGCCGTCGACGCCGTCGAGGGCGGTCGTGTAGTTCGACCACTCCAGCTTGCTCGGCAGCAGGTTCAGGCTCGCGATCACCTCTTCGGCGGGCTTGAGCGACGTGGCGACGAGCCAGGCCAGCGGGTAGAGCATCACCAGGAGCGCGGCCAGGCACCCGGCGTGCAGCGCGACGCGGCGCCAGGGAAGGGACCGCCGGCCGGCGGTGGTGTCAGTGGTGGTGGTCATCGCTCCCCCTCGTTCGCGTAGAAGACCCAGGAGCGCGAGGTGCGGAAGAGCACCGCGGTCACGGCTCCGATGGCGATCAGCAGGACCCAGGCCATGGCGGAGGCGTAGCCCATGTGTGAGGCGACGAAGCCGCGGTCGTAGAGGTAGAGCGTGTAGAAGAGGGTGGAGTCGGCGGGGCCGCCCTTGCCGCCGCTGACCGCGAAGGCGGGCGTGAAGACCTGGAAGGCCTGGATGGTCTGGAGCACCAGGTTGAAGAAGAGCACCGGTGACAGCATCGGCAGGGTGATGGAGACGAACTGCCGCCTGCGGCTCGCCCCGTCCACCGCGGCGGCTTCGTAGAGCTCCGTGGGGATCTGCTGGAGACCCGCCAGGAAGATCACCATGGGGGCGCCGAACTGCCAGACCGTCAGGAGCGCCACGGCGAGCAGCGCCCAGCCGGGCTTGTTGACCCAGCCGCCGGTGTGGATGCCGATGTCCGACAGGAGGTTGTCGACGGTGCCGCCGTCGTTGAAGACCGCCCGCCACACCAGGGCGATCGACATGGACGCGCCGAGTAGCGAAGGGGCGTAGAAGGCGGAGCGGTAGAAGGACTTGCCGCGCTTCATGGACTTCAGGGCGAGGGCGACGGCGAGGGCGAGTGCGAGTTGCAGCGGCACGGCGATCACGACGTACATCAGCGTCGCGCCGACCGAGCGCCAGTAGCGCGGGTCCTCGGTGAACATCTGGACGTAGTTGCGAAAGCCCACCCAGCGCGGGGCGTTGAACAGGTCGTAGTCGGTGAAGGACAGATACAGCGAGACGGCCATCGGAAGGAGCGTCAGGACGACGGCGCCAAGGACCCAGGGCGAGAGGAACACCCAGGCTGCACCCTCGCGCCGGAGCCTGCCGGGCTGCTTCGGCGGTGGTGCGGGGCTCTTGGTCCGCGCGGCTTCAGCGGGTATGCCGGTGGTGGTGGTCATGACCTCAGCTCCGCCTTCGCCTCGGTGATGAAGTCCTCCGCGGCCTCGCGGGGCGTCATCTGCTCGAACGACACCTGGTCGTAGTCGCGCTGGAAGGTGGTCTGCAGGGAGTTGTCGCCGGTGGGCGGGGCCTGCGGCGGCGCCTTGAGGCTGCCGTCGACAGAGTCCTGGTAGTCGGCGACGGTCTTGTCGAAGTCCTTCAGGTCGGGGCCGAGTTCGTCGCGGATCGGTTCGTTGACGGGGATGCCGCGGGAGGCGCCGAGTATCGCCGCCGCCTTCTCGTCGTTGATCATGAAGTCGATGAACTCGGCGGACTCCTGCGGGTGTTCGGTGCTCGCGGCGGCGCCCATGAACATCGATGGCTTGAAGTACTGGCCGGGTGTGCCGTCCGCGCCGGACGGCATCGGGGCGAGCGTCAGCCCTTCGCCCACGATGGGCGTGTATCCGCTGGCGGGCGCGTCCCAGTTGAAGTCGGCGATCGCCTTGCCGCGGGCCAGCGGCTGGTTCTCCACCGACCCGTCGAGCTGGGTGGTCTGCTCGGCGGCCGACACCGCGCCCTCGCGCCGCAGTTTGTCGGTGAAGGTCCACCAGCGGGTCAGGTCGTCGGCCGTGAAGCCGAGTCGGCGGTCCTTCGTGTAGAGGGCCTTGCCCTGGCCGCGCAGCCACACCTCGAAGCAGTCCTCGCTCTGTCCGGGGTCGACGGAGCCCGGCTTCCCGGTCCTCTTGGCCAACTGCCGCATGGCGTCGGCCCATTCGCCCCAGGTCCAGCCCTTGCGCGGGCGTGGCACCCCGGCCGCCTCCCACTGCTTGGCGTCGTACACGAGGGTCTCGGTGCCGCGGCCCTGGGGGATCGCGTACTGGGTGCCGTCGACGACACCGGTGGCGAGGAGCCCCGCGTCGATCTCGTCGGTACGCAGGGCCTTCTTCTGCTTTCCGAGGTCGAGCAGGATGCCGCCGGACGCGTACTGGTCGATCTGCCGGTAGTCGAGCTGCACGACGTCGGGGGCGTCGCCGCCCGCCGCCTGGGTGGCGAGCTTCTGCTTGTACGCCTCGTAGCCGGCGAACGAGGTCTGCACCGTGATCCCGGGGTGCTCCTTCTCGAACAGCGCGACGGCTTCCTGAGTACGGGCCGCCCGGTCGGGGTTGCCCCACCAGGTGTAGCGCAGAACGGTCTTGCCGCCGCCGCTCGATTCGTCCGAGCCGGCG from Streptomyces sp. BA2 encodes:
- a CDS encoding methyltransferase domain-containing protein, giving the protein MADEAYENPRLAALYDPIESDRGDLDVYADVAAELKVRQVLDVGCGTGTFALLLADRGLSVTGVEPAAASLDVARSKPGSERVRWIHGEATALPEMRVDLATMTANVAQAIADPQVWESTLRGIHTALRPGGHLVFETRDPARRAWEEWNRAATHRTVTVEGVGPVETWVDVTGVHLPLVSFRHTYILTATGEALTSDSTLRFRERAEVAATLAAHGYVVDEVRGAPDRPGKEFVFFARRPESHEQRLSAGSSDTSAANGR
- a CDS encoding carbohydrate ABC transporter permease; this encodes MTTTTDTTAGRRSLPWRRVALHAGCLAALLVMLYPLAWLVATSLKPAEEVIASLNLLPSKLEWSNYTTALDGVDGVSVGRLLSNSLLIAGGAVLGNVLSCSLAAYAFARLRFRFRGPLFAFMIATIMLPHHAVLIPQYIIFNQLGMVNTYWPLILPKFLATEAFFVFLIVQFMRGLPRELEEAARIDGCGPFRSFFLVVLPLTRPALITTAIFTFIWTWNDFFTQLIYLFSPEKFTLTLALRSFVDASSQSAFGPMFAMSVIALLPIVLFFLAFQRFLVEGMANSGVKG
- a CDS encoding carbohydrate ABC transporter permease; the encoded protein is MTTTTGIPAEAARTKSPAPPPKQPGRLRREGAAWVFLSPWVLGAVVLTLLPMAVSLYLSFTDYDLFNAPRWVGFRNYVQMFTEDPRYWRSVGATLMYVVIAVPLQLALALAVALALKSMKRGKSFYRSAFYAPSLLGASMSIALVWRAVFNDGGTVDNLLSDIGIHTGGWVNKPGWALLAVALLTVWQFGAPMVIFLAGLQQIPTELYEAAAVDGASRRRQFVSITLPMLSPVLFFNLVLQTIQAFQVFTPAFAVSGGKGGPADSTLFYTLYLYDRGFVASHMGYASAMAWVLLIAIGAVTAVLFRTSRSWVFYANEGER
- a CDS encoding ABC transporter substrate-binding protein is translated as MPGSRTKWSCATVAVLTLSALLTGCAGSDESSGGGKTVLRYTWWGNPDRAARTQEAVALFEKEHPGITVQTSFAGYEAYKQKLATQAAGGDAPDVVQLDYRQIDQYASGGILLDLGKQKKALRTDEIDAGLLATGVVDGTQYAIPQGRGTETLVYDAKQWEAAGVPRPRKGWTWGEWADAMRQLAKRTGKPGSVDPGQSEDCFEVWLRGQGKALYTKDRRLGFTADDLTRWWTFTDKLRREGAVSAAEQTTQLDGSVENQPLARGKAIADFNWDAPASGYTPIVGEGLTLAPMPSGADGTPGQYFKPSMFMGAAASTEHPQESAEFIDFMINDEKAAAILGASRGIPVNEPIRDELGPDLKDFDKTVADYQDSVDGSLKAPPQAPPTGDNSLQTTFQRDYDQVSFEQMTPREAAEDFITEAKAELRS